From the genome of Candidatus Deferrimicrobium borealis:
TTTCGGCATCCCCGACGGCGGCAACCTCGCGCCCCTGTACGACTTCGGCCCGACCGTCGGCGTGCTGCCGTTCGAGAAGATCCAGGCGGAGGTCGGCTTCGACCTGATCTACGGCGGGGCGAACACCCCGGCGGGACTGGACAAGTATCCCATCTACGGCAACTTCAAGATCGGGATGCCGGAGGACAACACCTGGATCCCCGCCGTGGCGGTCGGAATGTACGGCATCGGGACGAAGAGCGGGGATGTCAACAACGGCGTCTACACGAAGACCGGCACGAACGCGAACATCTACTACGGCCTCGTCGCCAAGACCCTCCCCGTCGTGGGCCGGCTCTCGGTCGGTTACTACGGCCTGAACAAGAAGGCCTCGGTGGCCGGCGTGTACGACCGCAACGGGTCGGAGGGGGACGACAACGGACTGCTGGCCTCCTGGGACCGGACCCTCTCCGAGATCTCCGACAAGCTGTGGGTCGCCATCGACTATCAGGGCGGGAAGAACGCCTACGGCGCCACCAGCTTCGGCGCCTCCTGGGCCTTCGCGAAGAACGTGAGCGTGATCCTCGGCTACGACATCTACAACGACAAGGACCGCGCGGGGCAGAACACCGCCACGATCCAGGTGGACATCAACTTCCCGTAGAGGCGACAACCCGCACGCCGGGACAACGATAAGGATGCCGCCTGCAACGGCGGCGTCGGGGAGGACAAGAAAAATGATCGGACATCTGCGGAGAACTTCGGCAATACTGCTCGTCCTGGCCGCCATCCTGCTCGCGGCGGGGATCGCCGTGCCGGCCCTGGCCGCCGACAACGCGGCACCGGCCGTGGAAAACGCCGCGGGGACGGGAGTGCCGGCCGCGGCTCCCGCGCCCGCCCCCGCCTCGCCGGCGGGAATCAACACCGGCGACACCGCGTGGCTCCTCGTTTCAGCGGCCCTCGTCATGTTCATGACGCCGGGACTCGCCCTTTTCTACGGCGGAATGGTCCGGCGGAAGAACGTCCTGGGCACGGTCGTCCAATCGTTCATCGTCCTCGGGGTGATCAGCGTCGAGTGGATCCTCGTGGGGTACAGCATGGCGTTCGGGCCCGACGTGGGCGGAATCATCGGGAACCTCTCGTGGGCCGGGCTCTCCGGCGTGGGGCTTGCGCCGTTCAAGGAGTACGCGGCCACCGTCCCCCACCAGGCCTTCATGATCTACCAGATGATGTTCGCCGTCATCACGCCGGCGCTCATCACCGGAGCGTTCGCGGAACGGTTCCGGTTCTCCACCTATCTCGTCTTCACGCTCCTGTGGGCCCTTCTCGTGTACAACCCCGTGGCCCATTGGGTCTGGGGGATCGGCGGGTGGATCCGGAACCTCGGCGCCCTCGACTTCGCGGGGGGCACGGTCGTCCACATCACCTCGGGCGTGAGCGCCCTGGCGGCCGCTCTCGTCGTCGGAAAGCGAAAGGGATTCGGGACGGACAACATGTCCCCCCACAACCTGCCGATGACCGTCCTGGGGGCGGCCATCCTCTGGTTCGGCTGGTTCGGCTTCAACGCGGGCAGCGCGCTCGCAGCGGGCGAGCTGTCGACCTCGGCCTTCGTGGCGACCCACATCGCCGCCGCCACCGCGACCCTCTCGTGGACCTTCGTGGAGTGGATCCACCGGGGGAAGCCGACGGTCCTCGGAGCGGCGTCGGGGTGCGTCGCGGGGCTGGTCGCCATCACTCCCGCGTCGGGCTTCGTGACGCCCCTGGCGGCCCTGGTGATCGGGGTCACGGCGGGGGCGGTCTGTTACAGCGCCATCATGCTCAAGGGGCGGCTCGGATACGACGACTCGCTCGACGTCGTCGGCGTCCATTGCGTCGGCGGGACCCTGGGAGCCCTGGCCACGGGGCTCTTCGCGACGGTCGCGGTGAACTCGGCCGGCGCGAACGGTCTCTTCTACGGCAACCCGAAGCTCTTCGCGATCCAGGCGCTCGCCGCCGGCGTTTCCCTCGTCTACTCCTTCGTCGTGAGCCTGATCCTCCTGAAGGTCCTCGACAAGACGATGGGACTGAGGCTCGAGGAAGAGGAAGAGCGGATGGGACTGGACCTCTCGGAGCACGGGGAGGCGGGATACAACTGGTAATCCGCGCGCCCATGAGAACGGAAAGGAATACGGAAAAAGGAGAGGCCCGATGAGAAAGATCGAAGCGATCATCAAGCCGTTCAAGATGGACGAGGTGAAGAAGGCGCTCAACGAGGCGGGCGTCACCGGGATGACCGTCACCGAGGTGAAGGGGTTCGGGCGCCAGAAGGGGCACAGCGAGATCTACCGCGGGGCGGAGTACGTGGTCGACTTCATCCCGAAGGTCAAGATCGAGGCGGCCGTCCCGGCCGAGATGGTGCCCGCGGTGGTCGAACGGATCCTGACCGCCGCGCGGACCGGAAAGATCGGCGACGGGAAGATCTTCGTCTTCGACCTCGAGGAGGTGGTCCGCATCCGGACCGGAGAACGGGGGAAGGAAGCCTTGTAGCCGGGGGAAGCGCCGCATGACGTATACTACGGGGATGGATCCGAAGGGGCCCATCCCCGTTTCCCTTTTCTTCACCTGCCTCGCCGACGCCTTCTCCCCCGGGGTCTGCAGCGCGACCGTGGAGGTGCTGGAGCGGTTCGGGGCGACCGTGCGCGTCCCCCTCTCCCAGACCTGCTGCGGCCAGCCCGCCTTCAACTCCGGGAACCGGAAGGAGGCCCGGGCGATGGCGCGGAAGTTCCTCCTCTCCTTCCCCGACGACGGCCCCATCGTCACCCCGTCGGGGTCGTGCGCGGCGATGGTGAAGCACGGCTACCCCGTCCTGTTTCGGGACGAGCCCCCCACGCTTGCCCGCGCCAGGGCGGTCGGCGAGCGCATCTACGAACTCTCCCAGTACCTGGTCGACGTGCTCGGCGTGACCGACCCGAAATCGGATTTTTCGGGGACGGTGACGTACCACGATTCGTGTCACCTGCGCCGGGGGCTGGGGGTCGTCTCGGCCCCGCGGAAGCTGCTGCGCGCCGTCCCGGGGGTCGAGTTCATCGAGATGGAGGAGAGCGACCGGTGCTGCGGCTTCGGGGGCGTCTTCTCCCTCAAGAACCCGCAGATCTCCTGCAAGATGACGGAGCGCAAGGTCGAGCGGATCCTCGCGACCGGCGCGTCGTACGTCACCTCCGGGGACCTCGGGTGCCTTCTGAACATCGGCGGGTTGATCTCGAGGATCGGATACCCGGTGAAGGCGATCCACCTCGCCGAAATCCTCGCGGGGAAAACCGCCGGGAAAGGGGGCGCCGGCTGATGGAGCTCAACGCGAACGCGTTCGGGCGGAACGCCAGGAAGGCGCTCCTCGACAAGACGCTGCAGGCTGCGCTCGGCCGGACCACGGAGCGGTTCCTCGCCCACCGTGACGCGGCGGTCGCCGCCTTTCCGGAGTTCGAGAGGACCCGCGAGCGCGCGTCGCGGATCAAGCTGGACGTCCTGGACCATCTGGACACGTACCTTTTGCGCTTCATCGAGGAGGCGGAAAAACGGGGCGCGATCGTCCATGTGGCCCGGGACGCGGCCCAGGCGCGGGAGATCGCGGCGCGGATCGCGCGGGACGAGGGGGTCACCCTCGCCGTCAAGTCGAAGTCGATGGCGTCCGAGGAGATCTCGTTCAACGAGGCCCTGCAGGGAGCGGGCGTCACGGTCGTCGAGTCCGACCTCGGGGAGTTCATCATCCAGCTCGCGGGGGAGGCGCCCTCCCACATCATCGCCCCCGCGGTCCACAAGTCACGGCAGGAGATCTCCAGCCTCTTCGAGCGCCACCTCGGGGGGCCGCGGACCGACAGCATCCCCGAGCTGGTCGGGATGGCCCGCAGGCACCTGCGGGCGAAATTCCTCTCCGCGGGCATGGGCGTCTCCGGCGGGAACTTCCTGGTGGCCGACACCGGCTCCGTGGTGCTGGTCACCAACGAGGGAAACGGGCGGCTGGGGACGGTCCTGCCGCGCGTCCACCTCGCCGTCGTCGGGATCGAGAAGGTCATTCCGCGCATGTCGGACCTGCCGACCTTCCTGCGCCTGCTGCCGCGCAGCGCCACCGGCCAGGCGATCTCGTCGTACGTGTCGATCGTGACGGGAACGAGGCGCGCGGGCGACCCCGAGGGGCCGGAGCGGATGCACATCCTCCTGCTCGATTGCGGCCGCAGCGCGATCCTCGAGGGGAAGTACCGGGAGATCCTCAAATGCGTCCGCTGCGCCGCGTGCCTGAACGTCTGCCCCGTCTACCAGAGCGTGGGGGGACACGCCTACGGGTGGGTCTACTCGGGGCCGATCGGCGCGGTCCTGACCCCGCTGCTGGTCGGTCTGGCCGAGGCCGTCGCGCTGCCCGACGCGAGCACCCTGTGCGGCGCGTGCGCGGACGTGTGCCCGGTGAAGATCCCCCTGCCGGACTTCCTGCTCGAACTGCGGTCCGACGTGCGGGAACAGGGCTTGAAGACCCCCGGCGAGATCGCCGCGATGAAAGGGTACGCGGGGGTGATGCGGCGCGCCGGGTTGCTCGAAGCGATCGAGCGGATCGCCGGGGTGCTGGGGCAGTTCTTCACGAAGGGGAAGGGGATCGGCGGGCTGCCGTACCCCTTCTCGGGCTGGACGGAGCGCCGCGACTTCCCCGCGCCGGCCGCGCTGCCGTTCCGCAAGCAGTGGAAGATCCGACGGGGGGTGACGCGGTGAACGAACGGGAGTCGCTGTTCCGCCGCCTCTCCGCCGCGTGCGGGGGTCATCACGGCGCCGCGGCCGGGGAACCGCTTCCCGGGGAAGCGCCCATGGCGCCGGAAGGCGACCGCGTCGCGCTGTTCGCGAAAACGTTCACCGCCGCCGACGGGCTCCTGCTCCGCGGGCCGGTGGAGTCGGCGTTGTCCGACCTGGGGGAAATGCTGCGGGCGGAGGGGGTGACCGCCCTCTTCTTCCCGGAAGACGATGCGGCGGCGCGGGAGATCGCGGAGGCGCTGGTCCCGTTCGGGCCGTTCAACCTCACGACGGGGGCGGAGGTTCGCGGGGGGAGCGCGGCGGTCACCGCCGGTTTTCGCACGGCGGAGGCCGCGATCGCCGAGACGGGGACGATCGTCGAGACCAGCGGGAGCGGGAAAACGCTCCTCCCGGGCCTGATCGCGGACGTCCACGTGTCGATCGTGCCCGCCGCCTCGGTGGTCGCGCGGATGGAGGAGGCGCTGTCGGCCTTCGCCGCCGACCCGCCCCGGAACATCTCGTTCCTCTCCGGCCCGAGCAGGACCGGCGACATCGAGCAGACCCTCACCATCGGCGCCCACGGGCCAAGGAAGATCATCGCGCTGCTGGTGTAAGGCGCCAAGGCCTCTCTCCACGGGTGGGTCTTCCTTTCCGTTCCGCTCGCGATCACCGCTCGCTCGCCGCTCTTGCGCTGCTCCGACCAAATGGCCCCTGGACATCTCCGTGCGTATCCGTACCGGGGTACCCCACGGAAAAGGGCACCAGGAACACGTCTCCTCGCTTGGCCGACGGGACCGGTGGCCACGACTGGCACAACAATTGCTAGTAATATTTATTATCTTCCTGGAAATTTCCACTCGCAAATCCCATCACGCGATGCAACCGCTCGGAAACCTGGAAGAAAAGAACTTCCGTCGTGCATTCGGGACGGAAGGCGGAATTACAGAATCGGAGGTGCAGGAAATGACGGATTACGGATTCGTGTACGGAACGAAGAAGGTCGTGAACTGGGCGGGTGTCCTGGTGTTCGCCATCGGGCTCCTCGTCGCGTCCGGCGGGCAAGCCCACGCCAAATCGAGCTACCTTTCCTCGTTCAATAGCACCTATGGTACCTCGGGGACGGCGCTGGACAGCTGCACCCTGTGCCACCCGGGCGGCAACACGGGACAATTCACCTCCTACGCCACTGCCTACAGGAGCAACAA
Proteins encoded in this window:
- a CDS encoding ammonium transporter encodes the protein MNTGDTAWLLVSAALVMFMTPGLALFYGGMVRRKNVLGTVVQSFIVLGVISVEWILVGYSMAFGPDVGGIIGNLSWAGLSGVGLAPFKEYAATVPHQAFMIYQMMFAVITPALITGAFAERFRFSTYLVFTLLWALLVYNPVAHWVWGIGGWIRNLGALDFAGGTVVHITSGVSALAAALVVGKRKGFGTDNMSPHNLPMTVLGAAILWFGWFGFNAGSALAAGELSTSAFVATHIAAATATLSWTFVEWIHRGKPTVLGAASGCVAGLVAITPASGFVTPLAALVIGVTAGAVCYSAIMLKGRLGYDDSLDVVGVHCVGGTLGALATGLFATVAVNSAGANGLFYGNPKLFAIQALAAGVSLVYSFVVSLILLKVLDKTMGLRLEEEEERMGLDLSEHGEAGYNW
- a CDS encoding P-II family nitrogen regulator; amino-acid sequence: MRKIEAIIKPFKMDEVKKALNEAGVTGMTVTEVKGFGRQKGHSEIYRGAEYVVDFIPKVKIEAAVPAEMVPAVVERILTAARTGKIGDGKIFVFDLEEVVRIRTGERGKEAL
- a CDS encoding (Fe-S)-binding protein, which encodes MTYTTGMDPKGPIPVSLFFTCLADAFSPGVCSATVEVLERFGATVRVPLSQTCCGQPAFNSGNRKEARAMARKFLLSFPDDGPIVTPSGSCAAMVKHGYPVLFRDEPPTLARARAVGERIYELSQYLVDVLGVTDPKSDFSGTVTYHDSCHLRRGLGVVSAPRKLLRAVPGVEFIEMEESDRCCGFGGVFSLKNPQISCKMTERKVERILATGASYVTSGDLGCLLNIGGLISRIGYPVKAIHLAEILAGKTAGKGGAG
- a CDS encoding LutB/LldF family L-lactate oxidation iron-sulfur protein; the encoded protein is MELNANAFGRNARKALLDKTLQAALGRTTERFLAHRDAAVAAFPEFERTRERASRIKLDVLDHLDTYLLRFIEEAEKRGAIVHVARDAAQAREIAARIARDEGVTLAVKSKSMASEEISFNEALQGAGVTVVESDLGEFIIQLAGEAPSHIIAPAVHKSRQEISSLFERHLGGPRTDSIPELVGMARRHLRAKFLSAGMGVSGGNFLVADTGSVVLVTNEGNGRLGTVLPRVHLAVVGIEKVIPRMSDLPTFLRLLPRSATGQAISSYVSIVTGTRRAGDPEGPERMHILLLDCGRSAILEGKYREILKCVRCAACLNVCPVYQSVGGHAYGWVYSGPIGAVLTPLLVGLAEAVALPDASTLCGACADVCPVKIPLPDFLLELRSDVREQGLKTPGEIAAMKGYAGVMRRAGLLEAIERIAGVLGQFFTKGKGIGGLPYPFSGWTERRDFPAPAALPFRKQWKIRRGVTR
- a CDS encoding LUD domain-containing protein → MNERESLFRRLSAACGGHHGAAAGEPLPGEAPMAPEGDRVALFAKTFTAADGLLLRGPVESALSDLGEMLRAEGVTALFFPEDDAAAREIAEALVPFGPFNLTTGAEVRGGSAAVTAGFRTAEAAIAETGTIVETSGSGKTLLPGLIADVHVSIVPAASVVARMEEALSAFAADPPRNISFLSGPSRTGDIEQTLTIGAHGPRKIIALLV